The Petrotoga olearia DSM 13574 genome contains the following window.
CCAGCAAGGGCGTTTTTTAATTGAAAATTCCCGCTAATTTTAATGAACATTTGCCATTGCTAACTACTTTTCGTTTAGGAGACACTTATTTTTGGTACACGTTTCTTTAAGTAAGCGCACCCGTTTTAGAATTCTTACGTTTTTGTAACTGTCAAACTCAGGACACTAAATCTTTAAAACTTATTAAAATAACATTATTACTGGCTTTGGCAAAATTCAAGGTTTCTTTCGTAAAACCGTTTTTCGAGAAAAGTATATAAAATTTATTCTCAAAATGAAATAAAGCCCCTTTATCCATAAGTTTTTTAACTACTGACATGTCTAACAATGTATTTTGCCATTTGCATTCACCAAGAAGAATGTTTTTCTCATCGTAGGCTACTATATCGATTTCTTCTTCTATTTTTTTAATGGGGTTATTGCCCCACCACTTGCCAATATTTTCAAAAATGAACGGTAATTTACCCTCGACATTCATTTTCTTCAGGATTTCAACTGAAATGTCTTCGAAAATGGGGCCTATGTACTCATTCATAAATGGCTTTATTTTATTTTTTATAACGAAATCCGCCAATCCTTGTTCAATTAATGCTTTGTTTTTAAAAACAAACCTATACCAAAATTTAAAGAAATTATCCTTAATCTTGAAAATACTACCCCTGCTTTTTCTACCAATCGGTTCAGGTTTTATTCTTTCAACGATCTTCAGATCAATCAGGGTATTCAAATACTTAGCCACTTTGGAATTATCGAAACTGATTCTTGAGGAAATTTCATTCAATTTTCCGTTTCCTTCTGCCAAAGCTTCTAAAATAGAATTGTAAATCAAAGGCTCCCTTAATTCTTGTCTTAGCAAGAATGTAGGTTCTTCGTTAAGATACGATGATTTAAATAATATTTTTTGTTTTATATTTTCATAAACGTCCACTTTTTCATCAAAGGTGACCAAGTATTGCGGTGTACCCCCTAAAACTCCGTATGTGTTGACTTGTTCCTCCCAAGAATATTTTGGGAAAAACTTTCGACTGTCAAAAAAACCAAAAGGGGTAATCTCAAATTGTGCGGTTCTTCTCCCATACAATGGGCTTTTATAACCCAAAACTTCATTTTCCATAAAACTGACATATGAGCCACAGATTATCAAAAATAATTTGGTGTCTTTCAAACTATGATCTATCAATTTCTGTAAAATCGATGGAATACTACTATTCGCATTCACCAAATATTGGAACTCATCAATTACAATTACTAATCTTTCTTCTTTTGTTCTACTTGCAATAAAGATGAAAGCTTCTTCCCAAGAATTAAACCCAGTTAACCCCGTTAGATTGAAAAACGAAAACACCTCTTTAGAAAATTTTTCTAATGAAACACTATCTACTGATTCATCGGCTACAAAAAATATAAAAGGCTTCTCTTTGCAAAATTCCAAAAGTAAGGTGGTTTTTCCAACCCTTCTTCTTCCATATACAACAACAAATTGGAACTTGTCTTCTTTATATAGTTTGTTTAAAGCGGTTAACTCTGATTCTCTACCAATAAACATGTAAGTCACCTCTGTAACTAACTCATGAGTTACTAACTTTAGAGTTACTAACTCATGAGTAAGTAACTCTAAAGTTAGTAATATTATACCACAAAAATGTGTGTATGGTGAAAAGACTATTATTTTTTTACAAAATATACTATAAAACCTATTATACGTGAGCTATATGATAAGAGAGCTCACCTTCAAAAACATATGGTATAATTAAATTTACAAAGAAAACAATTTACCCCTCTTATGAGCGGTGAGCGACAATTAATTTTAAAAAGGTCACAGGGCGCTGCATCTATGTTTTAAAGTTTCCCAAGACAGTATAAGATTTAAATACAATCGAATTAAGAAGGTGAACAACATGGTTCTTGACAAATTAGAATTCCTAAAAGATTTGTGTAAAAAATATAAAATAGGGTTAGTTTATTTGTTTGGCTCGCAGAAAGAACAAGCTTATCATTTACTAAAAAACAATGATGATAACAATATAAAAATAGATGATCCTCTCACCGACATAGATGTGGGAATAGTTTTTTTGTTTGATTTGGATAGTATAAAGCATAGATACAAGCTTTATGCTAGTATATATAATGAATTAGAAGAATTATTTAAACCTTACAAATTAGATCTGGTATTTTTGCAAGAAACTCATTCTGTATTCCAGACTGAAGCGTTAAAAGGCATATGCGTATATAGTGAATCAGAAAATTTCAAAGATGAATACGAAATGATGGTGTTAAGACGTGCTGCCGATTTTAAATATGTCCTCGATTTATACCATAAAGAAGTATTAGAAAAATATGAGGAGAAGTAAAAGATGATAAATAAAGAGCTTATTAGAGATAGATTGATATTCATCAATGACTATCTAATTCAGTTGGAAATACTGTCTCACTTATCAAAAGAAGAATTTCTACGAGATAGGAGAAACCCTGCAGCTGCTGAAAGTTTTCTTCGAAGGTCTTTAGAAGCAATCTTTGACATTGGAAGGCATATATTAGCTAAGACAGGTAGCATAGATATGTCCACTGAGTATAAAGCTATTGCTATGGGGCTTGGAGAAAAAGATATTATAAACAAGAATTTGAGCCAGAAATTAATTCAAATGGCGGGTTATCGGAATAGATTGGTTCATATGTATCACATGATCTCTCAAGAAGAGCTGTACGATATAATAACAGAAAATTTGGATGACATTAGACAATTCATTAAAAGCGTAGAAAAATTCATCGAAAATAACTGATGAGGTATCCTCAAATATTCCCTTTCAAGATGAAAAAATACAGTGGGAATTCTCTCCAACTTCCTCACAAGATTCACATCATCCGG
Protein-coding sequences here:
- a CDS encoding ATP-binding protein, which translates into the protein MFIGRESELTALNKLYKEDKFQFVVVYGRRRVGKTTLLLEFCKEKPFIFFVADESVDSVSLEKFSKEVFSFFNLTGLTGFNSWEEAFIFIASRTKEERLVIVIDEFQYLVNANSSIPSILQKLIDHSLKDTKLFLIICGSYVSFMENEVLGYKSPLYGRRTAQFEITPFGFFDSRKFFPKYSWEEQVNTYGVLGGTPQYLVTFDEKVDVYENIKQKILFKSSYLNEEPTFLLRQELREPLIYNSILEALAEGNGKLNEISSRISFDNSKVAKYLNTLIDLKIVERIKPEPIGRKSRGSIFKIKDNFFKFWYRFVFKNKALIEQGLADFVIKNKIKPFMNEYIGPIFEDISVEILKKMNVEGKLPFIFENIGKWWGNNPIKKIEEEIDIVAYDEKNILLGECKWQNTLLDMSVVKKLMDKGALFHFENKFYILFSKNGFTKETLNFAKASNNVILISFKDLVS
- a CDS encoding nucleotidyltransferase domain-containing protein, giving the protein MVLDKLEFLKDLCKKYKIGLVYLFGSQKEQAYHLLKNNDDNNIKIDDPLTDIDVGIVFLFDLDSIKHRYKLYASIYNELEELFKPYKLDLVFLQETHSVFQTEALKGICVYSESENFKDEYEMMVLRRAADFKYVLDLYHKEVLEKYEEK
- the hepT gene encoding type VII toxin-antitoxin system HepT family RNase toxin — encoded protein: MINKELIRDRLIFINDYLIQLEILSHLSKEEFLRDRRNPAAAESFLRRSLEAIFDIGRHILAKTGSIDMSTEYKAIAMGLGEKDIINKNLSQKLIQMAGYRNRLVHMYHMISQEELYDIITENLDDIRQFIKSVEKFIENN